In a genomic window of Halobiforma lacisalsi AJ5:
- a CDS encoding ribonuclease J: MEIEIATIGGYEEVGRQMTAVRAGNDVVIFDMGLNLSQVLIHDNVETERMHSLDLIDMGAIPDDRIMSDLEGDVQAIVPTHGHLDHIGAISKLAHRYDAPVVATPFTIELVKQQIESEQKFGVENDLVKMDAGETMTIGDHGVELEFVNVTHSIIDAINPVLHTPEGAIVYGLDKRMDHTPVIGDPIDMERFREIGREDEGVLCYIEDCTNAGKKGRTPSESVAREHLRDTLYSMEDYDGGIVATTFSSHIARVKSLVEFADDIGRQPVLLGRSMEKYSGTAERLDFVDFPTDLGMFGHRKSVDRTFKRIMNEGKENFLPIVTGHQGEPRAMLTRMARGETPYELEGGDKVVFSARVIPEPTNEGQRYQAEKLLGMQGARIYDDIHVSGHMNQEGHYEMLDALQPQNVIPAHQDLEHLAKYIDLAENQGYALGRDLHATRNGNLIQLVD, encoded by the coding sequence ATGGAAATCGAAATCGCAACAATTGGCGGCTACGAGGAAGTCGGACGGCAGATGACTGCCGTCCGCGCCGGGAACGACGTCGTCATCTTCGACATGGGTCTGAACCTCTCGCAGGTGCTGATCCACGACAACGTCGAAACCGAGCGGATGCACAGTCTCGATCTGATCGACATGGGAGCGATCCCGGACGATCGGATCATGAGCGACTTGGAGGGCGACGTGCAGGCGATCGTCCCCACCCACGGTCACCTGGACCACATCGGAGCGATCAGCAAGCTCGCCCACCGATACGACGCGCCGGTCGTCGCGACGCCGTTCACGATCGAGCTGGTCAAACAGCAGATCGAGAGCGAACAGAAGTTCGGTGTCGAGAACGACCTCGTCAAGATGGACGCCGGCGAGACGATGACGATCGGCGACCACGGGGTCGAACTCGAGTTCGTCAACGTCACCCACTCGATCATCGACGCGATCAACCCGGTCCTTCACACGCCCGAGGGCGCCATCGTCTACGGGCTCGACAAGCGGATGGACCACACGCCGGTCATCGGCGACCCGATCGACATGGAGCGGTTCCGCGAGATCGGTCGTGAGGACGAGGGCGTCCTCTGTTACATCGAGGACTGTACGAACGCGGGGAAGAAGGGTCGGACCCCCAGTGAGAGCGTCGCCCGCGAGCACCTCCGTGACACCCTCTACAGCATGGAGGACTACGACGGCGGCATCGTCGCGACGACGTTCTCCTCCCACATCGCCCGCGTCAAATCGCTCGTCGAGTTCGCCGACGACATCGGTCGCCAGCCCGTCCTGCTCGGCCGATCGATGGAGAAGTACTCCGGCACCGCAGAGCGGCTGGACTTCGTCGACTTCCCGACCGACCTCGGGATGTTCGGCCACCGCAAGTCCGTCGACCGCACGTTCAAGCGGATCATGAACGAGGGCAAGGAGAACTTCCTGCCTATCGTCACGGGCCACCAGGGCGAGCCACGCGCGATGCTCACCCGGATGGCCCGCGGCGAGACGCCCTACGAACTCGAGGGCGGCGACAAGGTCGTCTTCTCGGCCCGCGTCATCCCGGAGCCGACCAACGAGGGCCAGCGCTACCAGGCCGAGAAGTTGCTGGGCATGCAGGGCGCTCGTATCTACGACGACATCCACGTCTCGGGGCACATGAACCAGGAGGGCCACTACGAGATGCTGGACGCTCTGCAGCCCCAGAACGTCATCCCCGCCCACCAGGACCTCGAGCACCTGGCGAAGTACATCGACCTCGCCGAGAACCAGGGCTACGCGCTCGGGCGGGACCTCCACGCGACGCGCAACGGTAACCTGATCCAGCTCGTGGACTGA
- a CDS encoding thiamine-phosphate synthase family protein → MSLVLPSEIVVDRFLPTVRAMLATRLADRGMTQQEIAAELGVTQAAVSKYVSGEGGGDDRFRNHPETVATVDRIADGLAGGEMDGYDALAELLALVRTLEDRGPVCEIHEEEMPELRGLGCDLCVRGLDPDVRAERDVLANVRTAARTLASIPRMADYIPNVGTNVGMALPDPDDETDVAAVPGRIYAMGGRIEIPANPEFGASKHVATAVLAANAVDPDVRGAINVATDDALLERAREAGIEPLEFDADYEDRGDHLRERFAERGTVPPVAYHRGAFGIEPATYVFGGTAVEAAELIESLVADDSR, encoded by the coding sequence ATGTCGCTTGTCCTGCCGAGCGAGATCGTCGTCGACCGATTCCTGCCGACGGTGCGTGCGATGCTGGCGACCCGGCTGGCCGACCGCGGGATGACCCAACAGGAGATCGCCGCCGAACTCGGCGTCACCCAGGCCGCCGTCAGCAAGTACGTCAGCGGCGAGGGCGGCGGCGACGACCGCTTCCGGAACCACCCCGAAACCGTCGCGACCGTCGACCGTATCGCCGACGGCCTCGCCGGCGGCGAGATGGACGGCTACGACGCGCTCGCCGAACTCCTCGCGCTCGTACGCACCCTCGAGGACCGCGGCCCGGTCTGTGAGATCCACGAGGAGGAGATGCCCGAACTCCGGGGCCTGGGCTGTGACCTCTGCGTCCGCGGGCTCGACCCGGACGTCCGGGCCGAACGCGACGTCCTCGCGAACGTCCGGACGGCCGCGCGGACCCTCGCCTCGATCCCCCGGATGGCCGACTACATCCCTAACGTGGGCACCAACGTGGGCATGGCCCTGCCCGACCCCGACGACGAAACCGACGTAGCCGCCGTCCCCGGCCGGATCTACGCGATGGGCGGCCGGATCGAGATCCCCGCAAATCCGGAATTCGGCGCGTCGAAACACGTCGCCACCGCGGTACTCGCGGCAAACGCCGTCGATCCCGACGTCCGCGGCGCGATCAACGTCGCCACCGACGACGCCCTGCTCGAGCGGGCCAGGGAAGCGGGGATCGAACCGCTCGAGTTCGACGCCGACTACGAGGACCGGGGCGACCACCTCCGGGAGCGGTTCGCCGAGCGCGGGACCGTACCGCCCGTCGCCTACCACCGCGGCGCGTTCGGGATCGAACCCGCGACCTACGTCTTCGGCGGGACGGCCGTCGAGGCCGCGGAACTGATCGAGTCGCTGGTAGCGGACGACTCGCGGTGA
- a CDS encoding nucleotidyltransferase domain-containing protein, whose translation MALESRYLAVVRTLTERLPEHLEWALTGSTAFALQGVPVEPNDVDVQTTEDGAYGIADRFPESVVDPVPFEEGDRIRSHFGALERRGVRVEIMGAVQKRDADGTWELPVDVAAHRTFAMADGTRVPVLSLEYEAKAYERLGRSERAKLLCEYAETDSA comes from the coding sequence ATGGCGCTCGAGTCGCGGTATCTCGCGGTGGTTCGGACGCTCACCGAGCGGCTTCCGGAGCATCTCGAGTGGGCGCTCACCGGGAGTACCGCCTTCGCCCTCCAGGGCGTTCCGGTCGAGCCGAACGACGTCGACGTCCAGACGACCGAAGACGGCGCGTACGGGATCGCGGACCGGTTCCCGGAGTCGGTCGTCGACCCGGTCCCGTTCGAGGAGGGCGATCGGATTCGCTCCCACTTCGGCGCCCTCGAACGCCGCGGCGTCCGCGTCGAGATCATGGGCGCGGTACAGAAGCGCGACGCCGACGGAACGTGGGAACTCCCGGTCGACGTCGCCGCCCACCGAACGTTCGCCATGGCGGATGGGACGCGAGTCCCCGTGCTCTCGCTCGAGTACGAGGCGAAGGCCTACGAGCGGCTGGGGCGATCCGAGCGCGCGAAACTGCTCTGTGAGTACGCCGAGACCGACTCGGCGTAG
- a CDS encoding isopentenyl phosphate kinase, with amino-acid sequence MIVLKLGGSVITEKDRAETLDGDALERAADAIETALADDEDEDERLVIVHGGGSFGHHNASEHGVTTTEGTHEAGAVMDIHGAMGTLNRFVLGRLHERDLEAVPVHPLSTASRDDDGDLDLPTTQVRTLLGEGFVPVLHGDVIAHAGTGATIVSGDELVVDLARQLGADRIGLCSTVPGVLDGNDEVIDEIVAFEDAADVLGESDATDVTGGMAAKVRALLELEAEASIFGLEGLEPFLAGENPGTTIE; translated from the coding sequence ATGATCGTCCTCAAACTCGGCGGAAGCGTCATCACCGAGAAGGATCGCGCGGAGACGCTGGACGGCGACGCCCTCGAGCGGGCGGCAGACGCGATCGAGACGGCGCTTGCGGACGACGAAGACGAGGACGAAAGGCTCGTGATCGTCCACGGCGGCGGGAGCTTCGGCCACCACAACGCGAGCGAACACGGCGTTACCACGACCGAAGGGACCCACGAGGCCGGAGCCGTGATGGACATCCACGGCGCGATGGGGACGCTGAACCGCTTCGTCCTCGGTCGGCTCCACGAGCGGGACCTCGAGGCGGTACCGGTTCACCCGCTCTCGACGGCCTCCCGCGACGACGACGGCGACCTCGACCTGCCGACGACGCAGGTCCGAACGCTGCTCGGGGAGGGGTTCGTGCCCGTCCTCCACGGCGACGTGATCGCTCACGCCGGAACGGGTGCGACGATCGTCAGCGGCGACGAACTCGTGGTCGACCTCGCCCGCCAACTGGGGGCCGACCGGATCGGCCTCTGTTCGACGGTACCGGGCGTCCTCGACGGGAACGACGAGGTGATCGACGAGATCGTGGCGTTCGAGGACGCGGCGGACGTGTTAGGGGAAAGCGACGCGACCGACGTCACCGGCGGGATGGCCGCGAAGGTGCGGGCGCTGCTCGAACTCGAGGCCGAGGCCTCGATCTTCGGGCTCGAGGGACTGGAGCCGTTCCTCGCCGGCGAGAACCCGGGGACGACGATCGAGTGA
- the mvk gene encoding mevalonate kinase, with amino-acid sequence MAVSSAPGKVYLFGEHAVVYGEPAVPCAIEVRARVGVEQRSDSKLRVHAEDLSLDGFTVEYGGPADGRPDIDASESLVSAAMGYVDEAIQQVRDVTGEDDVGFDVTIESDIPLGAGLGSSAAVVVAAIDAAARELDVTLEIDELAERAYRTEYEVQDGQASRADTFCSATGGAVRVEGDDCRSIDAPDLPIVIGFDGGAGDTGELVAGVRNLREEYEFAADTVEAIGDVVRQGEQALADGDVAEIGRLMDFNHGLLSALGVSSRSLDSMVWAARDADAYGAKLTGAGGGGCIVALDPTEETETALSFTPGCEEAFRAELAEEGVKRLE; translated from the coding sequence ATGGCAGTCTCGAGCGCCCCCGGCAAGGTCTATCTCTTCGGGGAGCACGCAGTCGTCTACGGCGAGCCAGCCGTCCCGTGTGCCATCGAGGTACGGGCGCGGGTCGGCGTCGAGCAGCGATCGGACAGCAAACTCCGGGTCCACGCGGAGGACCTGAGCCTGGACGGGTTCACGGTGGAGTACGGGGGTCCCGCCGACGGGCGGCCCGACATCGACGCGTCGGAATCGCTGGTCAGCGCGGCGATGGGCTACGTCGACGAGGCGATCCAGCAGGTCCGGGACGTGACCGGGGAGGACGACGTCGGCTTCGACGTGACCATCGAGAGCGACATCCCCCTGGGTGCCGGGCTGGGATCGTCGGCGGCGGTCGTCGTCGCCGCCATCGACGCCGCGGCCCGCGAACTCGACGTTACCCTCGAGATCGACGAACTCGCCGAGCGGGCCTACCGAACCGAGTACGAGGTCCAGGACGGCCAGGCCTCCCGGGCGGACACGTTCTGCTCGGCGACCGGGGGCGCGGTCAGGGTCGAGGGCGACGACTGTCGCTCGATCGACGCGCCGGACCTGCCGATCGTGATCGGCTTCGACGGCGGCGCGGGCGACACCGGCGAACTCGTCGCCGGGGTCCGGAACTTGCGCGAGGAGTACGAGTTCGCTGCCGACACAGTCGAAGCGATCGGCGACGTGGTCCGGCAGGGCGAGCAGGCGCTTGCCGACGGCGACGTCGCGGAAATCGGCCGACTGATGGACTTCAACCACGGCCTGCTGTCGGCACTCGGGGTCTCCTCCCGGTCGCTCGACTCGATGGTCTGGGCGGCCCGGGACGCCGACGCCTACGGCGCGAAGCTGACCGGCGCGGGCGGGGGCGGCTGTATCGTCGCCCTCGATCCGACCGAGGAGACCGAGACCGCGCTGTCCTTTACCCCCGGCTGCGAGGAGGCGTTCCGCGCGGAACTCGCCGAGGAGGGGGTGAAGCGGCTCGAATGA